In Verrucomicrobiota bacterium, a single window of DNA contains:
- a CDS encoding DUF1553 domain-containing protein, whose protein sequence is MRNRFLPFAATASMLCASAHAAASSQKVDFNRDIRPILSDTCFKCHGPDPKHVKGGLRLDLREVATKPAKSGRTAIIAKKPSQSELVRRLTTKDPDDLMPPAETGKKLTSQQIELFKRWIEQGAEYQMHWAYQPVAKPVVPAVKAKERVRNPIDNFALAKLEAQKLKPQPEADPVTLIRRLSFDLTGLPPKPEEVELFVRAFSPAPSLPRAPASASAAEKGRKGEREAAAVEALMDRLLASPHYGERMAMYWLDLVRYADTRGYHGDQHQSITPYRDYVINAFNSNKRFDVFTAEQLAGDLFPEASQEQRVASGYNKLLMTTEEGGAQPKEYTAKYAADRVRNASVVWLGSTMGCAECHDHKYDPFTQRDFYSFASFFSDVKETAVGGLETVPLPTAEQKANLDAADKQIAAVEKSIREAVAKAKYEEPEPLPLPAPKDEPKDATSAKRPPPKPDLPAASQRAWEAKVKAETKSAVPKPVVDAIKVADDKRTDAQRKTIREHYVEFVWGGSRATFDPLHKQLNEAKAARAAVDAKVVRTMMTASSEPRMMRILPRGNWLSDDGEIVQPALPAFLGKLDAKGRATRLDLAKWMTAPDNPLVARVFVNRAWKLMFGRGIVTTLEDFGRQGTHPSHPELLDWLAQDFIASGWDVKRLMKLIATSDTYRRTSRDTPELRQKDPYNAQLARQGRFRIDAEMVRDNALAVAGLLNLSVGGPSAKPYQPPGYWSYLNFPKREWQNDSGDGLYRRGVYTYWCRTFLHPSLAAFDASTREECVAERVRSNTPQQALVLLNDPTYVEAARTFAERIVREGGQDAKSRIEFAYRAALSRKPLPDELKLLTELQSKHHQQYATDKAAVDELLKSGGKPAAKDLDATELASWTSVARTILNLHETITRN, encoded by the coding sequence ATGCGAAACCGATTCCTCCCGTTCGCCGCGACGGCGTCGATGCTTTGCGCCAGTGCTCACGCCGCGGCGAGTTCGCAGAAGGTGGACTTCAACCGTGACATCCGGCCCATCCTGTCGGACACCTGTTTCAAGTGCCACGGGCCGGACCCGAAGCATGTGAAGGGCGGCCTGCGTCTCGACTTGCGCGAGGTCGCGACCAAGCCCGCCAAGTCGGGCAGGACGGCGATCATCGCGAAGAAGCCCTCGCAAAGCGAACTGGTCCGCCGCCTCACGACGAAGGACCCCGACGATCTCATGCCGCCGGCCGAGACAGGCAAGAAGCTCACGTCGCAGCAAATCGAGCTGTTCAAGAGATGGATCGAGCAGGGCGCGGAGTATCAGATGCACTGGGCGTATCAGCCCGTGGCGAAGCCCGTAGTCCCCGCGGTAAAGGCAAAGGAGCGCGTGCGGAATCCGATTGATAACTTTGCCCTCGCGAAGCTTGAAGCGCAGAAGCTCAAGCCACAGCCCGAGGCCGACCCGGTGACGTTGATCCGACGGCTGTCGTTCGATCTCACGGGCCTTCCGCCGAAGCCGGAGGAGGTGGAGTTGTTTGTTCGTGCCTTCTCCCCCGCTCCCTCTCTCCCCCGCGCCCCGGCCTCCGCCAGCGCAGCGGAGAAGGGGAGAAAGGGAGAACGGGAGGCGGCTGCAGTCGAAGCTCTCATGGACCGCCTGCTTGCGTCGCCGCATTACGGCGAGCGGATGGCGATGTATTGGCTCGACCTCGTGCGTTACGCGGACACGCGCGGCTACCATGGCGACCAGCACCAGAGCATCACGCCGTATCGCGACTACGTGATCAACGCCTTCAACTCGAACAAGCGGTTCGATGTGTTCACCGCGGAGCAACTCGCGGGTGATTTGTTCCCCGAGGCTTCGCAGGAGCAGCGCGTCGCCAGTGGTTACAACAAGCTGCTCATGACCACCGAGGAGGGCGGCGCGCAACCGAAGGAATACACCGCCAAGTATGCCGCCGACCGCGTCCGCAACGCGTCGGTCGTGTGGCTTGGCTCGACGATGGGTTGCGCCGAGTGCCATGACCACAAATACGACCCGTTCACACAGCGCGATTTCTACAGTTTCGCGTCGTTCTTCTCCGATGTGAAGGAGACCGCCGTCGGCGGACTCGAAACCGTGCCGCTGCCGACCGCCGAACAGAAGGCCAATCTCGACGCCGCCGACAAGCAGATCGCCGCGGTCGAGAAGTCCATCCGCGAAGCCGTCGCGAAGGCGAAGTATGAGGAACCGGAACCGCTGCCGCTTCCGGCACCGAAGGACGAGCCGAAGGATGCGACGTCTGCGAAGCGCCCGCCGCCCAAGCCCGACCTCCCGGCCGCGTCACAGCGCGCGTGGGAAGCCAAGGTGAAGGCCGAGACGAAGTCCGCCGTGCCCAAGCCCGTCGTGGACGCGATCAAGGTTGCCGACGACAAACGCACCGACGCGCAGCGCAAAACCATCCGCGAGCACTACGTCGAGTTCGTGTGGGGCGGCAGTCGAGCGACGTTTGACCCGCTGCACAAGCAGTTGAACGAAGCGAAGGCCGCCCGCGCCGCCGTGGACGCGAAGGTCGTCCGCACCATGATGACCGCATCGAGCGAGCCGCGCATGATGCGCATCCTGCCGCGCGGCAACTGGCTCAGCGACGACGGCGAGATTGTGCAGCCCGCGCTGCCTGCGTTCCTCGGCAAGCTTGATGCGAAGGGCCGGGCCACGCGCCTCGACTTGGCGAAGTGGATGACCGCGCCGGACAACCCGCTCGTCGCCCGGGTCTTCGTCAACCGCGCGTGGAAGCTCATGTTCGGCCGCGGCATCGTCACCACGCTTGAGGACTTCGGCCGTCAGGGGACGCACCCATCGCATCCCGAGTTGCTCGACTGGCTCGCGCAGGACTTCATCGCCAGCGGCTGGGACGTGAAGCGGTTGATGAAACTCATCGCCACGTCGGACACGTATCGGCGCACGTCGCGCGACACGCCTGAACTTCGGCAGAAGGACCCTTACAACGCGCAACTCGCGCGGCAGGGGCGGTTCCGCATTGACGCCGAGATGGTGCGCGACAACGCGCTCGCGGTCGCCGGCTTGCTGAACTTGAGCGTCGGCGGACCAAGCGCGAAGCCCTACCAGCCGCCCGGCTACTGGAGCTACCTGAACTTCCCGAAGCGCGAATGGCAGAACGACAGCGGCGACGGGTTGTATCGCCGCGGCGTTTACACCTATTGGTGCCGGACGTTCCTGCACCCGAGCCTTGCGGCGTTCGACGCGAGCACGCGCGAGGAATGCGTCGCCGAGCGCGTCCGCTCGAACACGCCGCAGCAGGCGCTCGTGCTGCTCAACGACCCGACTTACGTAGAAGCCGCGCGCACCTTCGCAGAGCGCATCGTCCGCGAGGGCGGCCAGGACGCGAAGAGCCGCATCGAGTTCGCCTACCGCGCGGCGCTCTCGCGCAAACCGCTGCCCGATGAACTGAAGCTGCTCACCGAACTCCAGTCCAAGCATCACCAGCAATACGCCACCGACAAGGCCGCCGTGGATGAACTGCTCAAATCCGGCGGGAAGCCCGCGGCGAAGGACCTCGACGCCACCGAACTGGCCTCGTGGACCAGCGTCGCGCGGACCATCCTGAACCTGCACGAGACGATCACGCGAAACTGA
- a CDS encoding acetyl-CoA carboxylase carboxyltransferase subunit beta, translating into MATTSFTRKSLGSEGVEPAVTPLTATAETAFFRKPKLGSSKTRKKEIPEGLWKKCPNCASILYDKELDANLKVCPKCSHHFTIGARERIHSLVETCSFEEMDAGMTSVDVLKFTGVATYASKLEDYQDRTNLKDAVTTGIGRIGGQAVALGVMDFSFLGGSMGSVVGEKLTRLIEAGTSRGLPVIIISTSGGARMYEGMFSLMQMAKTSAALAYHGRARLPYISVLTHPTTAGVMASYASLGDLILAEPGAMIGFAGPRVIKDTTQADLPPGFQTAEFLLDHGLIDAIVPRKDLNQSLGVFLEFLMAGRHGKSVT; encoded by the coding sequence ATGGCGACCACTTCATTCACACGCAAATCTCTCGGCTCCGAAGGTGTTGAACCGGCTGTCACCCCCTTGACCGCCACGGCGGAGACGGCGTTCTTCCGCAAGCCCAAGCTTGGCAGCTCCAAGACCCGCAAGAAGGAAATCCCCGAAGGGCTCTGGAAGAAGTGCCCCAATTGCGCGTCGATCCTCTACGACAAGGAACTTGATGCCAACCTGAAGGTCTGTCCCAAGTGCAGCCATCACTTCACCATCGGCGCGCGCGAGCGGATTCACTCGCTTGTCGAGACGTGTTCTTTCGAGGAGATGGACGCCGGGATGACCAGCGTGGACGTGCTCAAGTTCACCGGCGTCGCCACTTACGCCTCGAAGCTCGAAGATTACCAGGATCGCACCAACCTGAAGGACGCCGTGACCACCGGCATCGGCCGCATCGGCGGGCAGGCGGTCGCGCTCGGCGTGATGGACTTCAGCTTCCTTGGCGGCTCGATGGGCTCGGTCGTCGGCGAGAAGCTCACCCGCCTCATCGAGGCCGGCACCTCGCGCGGTCTGCCCGTCATCATCATCTCAACCTCCGGCGGCGCGCGCATGTATGAGGGCATGTTCAGCCTCATGCAGATGGCCAAGACGAGCGCGGCGCTCGCCTATCACGGCCGGGCGCGGCTGCCTTACATCAGCGTCCTGACCCACCCGACGACCGCGGGCGTGATGGCGAGCTACGCAAGCCTCGGAGACCTCATCCTCGCCGAACCGGGCGCGATGATCGGTTTCGCGGGGCCGCGCGTGATCAAGGACACCACACAGGCGGACCTGCCGCCGGGTTTTCAGACCGCGGAATTCCTCCTCGACCACGGCCTCATCGACGCCATCGTGCCGCGCAAGGACCTCAACCAGAGCCTTGGGGTTTTCCTCGAATTCCTCATGGCCGGGCGCCACGGCAAGTCAGTGACGTAG
- a CDS encoding DUF1501 domain-containing protein, with product MNPLLLQNELNRRAFLCRAGATVGTAAFADLLASRIFAASPAPAKSDRWPGVVRPFHHPPKARRVIQLYMAGGPSHLETFDPKPHLAKLHGEPMPESITAGQPIAQLQGNKALKCFGPQWEFKKAGQSGQEISEIFPKLAEHADELAIVRSMHTEAINHDPAHTYMNTGTLISGRPSFGSWLLYGLGSECEDLPGFVVLLSTGKFGQSQPVSARQWASGFLPTKFTGVELRSKGDPVLYVKNPRGIAPGQQEDVVRAVQKLNQLQNAVVDDPEIATRISQYEMAFRMQASVPDLMDISKEPASALDLYGAKPGDGSFASNALLARRLAERGVRFIQLYHRDWDHHGSIKDHVRGTAAEVDQPMAALLTDLKQRDMLKDTLILWNGEFGRTPMAQGNGRDHHQKAFSIWLAGGGVKGGVTYGATDDFGYHATVDRMHVNDLHATMLHLLGIDHTRLNFKFQGLDMRLTNVAGEVVKPLLA from the coding sequence ATGAACCCCTTGCTACTCCAGAACGAATTGAACCGTCGCGCGTTTCTGTGCCGCGCCGGCGCGACCGTCGGCACCGCGGCATTCGCGGACCTCCTCGCTTCGCGGATCTTTGCCGCCTCGCCGGCTCCCGCGAAGTCCGACAGGTGGCCGGGCGTCGTGCGGCCGTTTCATCATCCGCCAAAGGCCAGGCGCGTCATCCAGCTCTACATGGCGGGCGGGCCGTCACACCTCGAAACGTTCGACCCCAAGCCGCATCTCGCGAAACTCCACGGCGAACCAATGCCCGAGAGCATCACGGCGGGACAGCCCATCGCGCAGTTGCAGGGCAACAAGGCGCTCAAGTGTTTCGGGCCGCAATGGGAATTCAAGAAGGCCGGCCAGTCGGGACAGGAGATTTCGGAGATCTTCCCGAAACTCGCGGAGCACGCGGATGAGCTCGCCATCGTCCGCTCGATGCACACCGAGGCCATCAACCACGATCCGGCGCACACCTACATGAACACCGGCACGCTCATCAGCGGCCGGCCGTCGTTCGGCTCGTGGCTGCTCTACGGGCTCGGCTCCGAGTGCGAAGATTTGCCGGGCTTCGTCGTGCTGCTGTCCACGGGCAAGTTCGGCCAGTCGCAGCCCGTGTCCGCGCGGCAGTGGGCGAGCGGATTCCTGCCGACGAAGTTCACCGGTGTCGAGTTGCGCTCGAAGGGCGACCCCGTCCTCTACGTGAAAAACCCGCGCGGCATCGCGCCCGGCCAGCAGGAGGACGTCGTGCGCGCCGTGCAGAAGTTGAACCAGCTGCAGAACGCCGTCGTGGACGACCCCGAGATCGCCACGCGCATCAGCCAGTATGAAATGGCGTTCCGCATGCAGGCGAGCGTGCCCGACCTGATGGACATCTCGAAGGAGCCCGCGAGCGCGCTCGACCTCTACGGCGCGAAGCCCGGCGACGGCTCCTTCGCCTCGAATGCGTTGCTCGCGCGCCGCCTCGCGGAGCGCGGCGTGCGCTTCATCCAGCTTTACCACCGCGACTGGGATCACCACGGCAGCATCAAGGACCACGTGCGCGGCACCGCCGCCGAGGTGGACCAGCCGATGGCCGCGCTGCTCACCGACCTCAAGCAGCGCGACATGCTCAAGGACACCCTCATCCTGTGGAACGGCGAGTTCGGCCGCACGCCGATGGCGCAGGGCAACGGCCGCGACCATCACCAGAAGGCCTTCTCCATCTGGCTCGCCGGCGGCGGCGTCAAGGGCGGCGTCACTTACGGCGCGACGGACGACTTCGGCTACCACGCCACCGTGGACCGCATGCACGTGAACGACCTCCACGCCACGATGCTGCACCTGCTGGGCATTGACCACACGCGGCTGAACTTCAAGTTCCAAGGGCTCGACATGCGCCTCACGAACGTGGCGGGCGAAGTCGTGAAGCCGCTGCTGGCGTGA